One window from the genome of Streptomyces sp. NBC_01476 encodes:
- a CDS encoding IclR family transcriptional regulator, which produces MERKPSGVQSLDRALQLLELLAEAPGALRLAELEAASGLPLPTVHRLVRALVDNGYVRQDPSRRYALGARLIRLGESAGRSLGSEAGRRHLAELAARVGETANMAVLEGDAVVYVAQVPSAHAMRMFTEVGRRVYAHSTGVGKALLSQLPDERVLALLRRTGMPARTPRTRTHPAALLAELAEVRAQGWAIDNAEQENGVCCLAVPVPGAPMLAAVSVSGPSGRVTTTRIPEIVPRLRAAAAGLCADLHGDAPLITPED; this is translated from the coding sequence GTGGAGCGGAAGCCGAGCGGCGTGCAGTCCCTCGACCGGGCCCTCCAACTGCTGGAACTGCTGGCCGAGGCGCCGGGCGCGCTGCGGCTGGCCGAGCTGGAGGCGGCCAGCGGGCTGCCGCTGCCGACCGTGCACCGGCTGGTGCGGGCGCTGGTCGACAACGGCTACGTACGCCAGGACCCCTCCCGGCGGTACGCGCTCGGCGCCCGGCTGATCCGGCTCGGTGAGTCGGCCGGCCGCTCGCTCGGCTCGGAGGCGGGACGCCGGCACCTGGCCGAACTCGCCGCCCGGGTCGGGGAGACCGCCAACATGGCCGTGCTGGAGGGCGACGCGGTGGTCTACGTCGCCCAGGTGCCGTCCGCACACGCGATGCGGATGTTCACCGAGGTGGGCCGGCGGGTGTACGCGCACAGCACCGGCGTCGGCAAGGCGCTGCTCTCCCAACTCCCGGACGAGCGCGTGCTGGCGCTGCTGCGCCGTACCGGCATGCCGGCCAGGACACCGCGGACCCGCACCCATCCGGCCGCGCTGCTCGCCGAACTCGCCGAGGTCCGGGCCCAGGGATGGGCGATCGACAACGCCGAGCAGGAGAACGGGGTGTGCTGCCTCGCGGTGCCGGTCCCCGGCGCCCCGATGCTCGCGGCCGTCTCGGTCTCCGGGCCCTCGGGCCGCGTCACCACCACCCGTATCCCGGAGATCGTCCCCCGACTCCGCGCCGCGGCAGCCGGTTTGTGCGCGGATCTGCACGGTGACGCACCGCTGATCACGCCGGAGGACTGA
- a CDS encoding MBL fold metallo-hydrolase translates to MRHRTRTRIALVATSLALVGASVAATPVFAQAGSSSKAAKTDYDAKILAAQQGAKTAAGLEHLGTLNRLCFLPPVNGAPSTADTTPAYIDDPSKAPAKSTWYADSAQVFDNLYFVGGSVHSAWILKTSKGLILIDSGYQYSAKTLILDGMKRFGFDPKDIKYIVISHAHADHVGGVQVVQEATAGARVVMGSADWDAIASHPKTFKGQTPDFTTGIRVSKKTNLKLGDTTLQIIPTPGHTPGTLSFLFTAYDHGTPQEVAYSGGTAFGFQNDKPNPGLTNYETYINSAKTMQKAAVKAGATVLISNHSEFDNAVTKTRELPSRGFGPNPFVNGATSVNDYFNVVVDCAKAAELGLEKQAAGQ, encoded by the coding sequence ATGAGACACCGCACCAGAACCCGTATCGCCCTGGTCGCCACCTCCCTCGCCCTGGTGGGCGCCAGCGTGGCCGCGACCCCGGTCTTCGCGCAGGCCGGGAGCAGTTCGAAGGCCGCCAAGACCGACTACGACGCCAAGATCCTGGCTGCCCAGCAGGGCGCCAAGACGGCCGCCGGGCTCGAACACCTCGGCACACTCAACCGGTTGTGCTTCCTGCCGCCGGTCAACGGCGCCCCCAGCACCGCCGACACCACCCCCGCCTACATCGACGACCCGTCGAAGGCCCCCGCCAAGTCCACCTGGTACGCGGACTCCGCCCAGGTCTTCGACAACCTGTACTTCGTCGGCGGCTCGGTCCACAGCGCCTGGATCCTCAAGACCAGCAAGGGTCTGATCCTCATCGACTCGGGCTACCAGTACAGCGCCAAGACGCTGATCCTCGACGGGATGAAGCGCTTCGGGTTCGACCCGAAGGACATCAAGTACATCGTCATCTCGCACGCACACGCCGACCATGTCGGCGGCGTCCAGGTGGTCCAGGAGGCCACCGCGGGCGCGCGGGTGGTGATGGGTTCGGCGGACTGGGACGCCATCGCCTCCCACCCGAAGACCTTCAAGGGCCAGACACCGGACTTCACGACCGGCATCCGGGTGAGCAAGAAGACCAATCTGAAGCTCGGCGACACCACGCTCCAGATCATCCCGACCCCCGGCCACACCCCCGGCACGCTGTCGTTCCTCTTCACGGCCTACGACCACGGGACACCGCAGGAGGTCGCCTACTCCGGCGGCACCGCCTTCGGCTTCCAGAACGACAAGCCCAACCCCGGTCTGACCAACTACGAGACCTACATCAACTCCGCCAAGACCATGCAGAAAGCAGCGGTCAAGGCGGGCGCGACCGTACTGATCTCCAACCACTCGGAGTTCGACAACGCGGTCACCAAGACCCGGGAACTGCCCAGCCGCGGCTTCGGGCCGAACCCCTTCGTGAACGGCGCCACCTCGGTCAACGACTACTTCAACGTCGTCGTCGACTGCGCCAAGGCCGCGGAACTCGGCCTGGAGAAGCAGGCAGCGGGCCAGTGA
- a CDS encoding FAD-linked oxidase C-terminal domain-containing protein, which produces MSDARVSALADQLRARIGAEKILTDPAQLRTYECDGLTNYRVRPAVVVLAADRDDVVRTVRLCAAAGVPFVARGSGTGLSGGAVPVAEGVLIVLSRLRAIVSVDPDNARVVVEPGVINLSVTREAAPFGQAYAPDPSSQQVCSIGGNVAENAGGAHCLKYGFTVNHVMGAEVVLPDGELVHLGGSAPEHPGFDLLGAFVGSEGTLGVATSITVRTIQAPESVRTMLVGFHSVADAAGTVSDIIAGGILPAAIEMMDALAIEAAEAAVNCGYPEGAVAVLVIELDGPGVEVAEQFRQVEELALARHAFETRIAADDAERALMWKGRKSAFAAVGRISPAYYVQDGVIPRTKLPEILTEIGRLADDAGIRVANVFHAGDGNLHPLILFDDTVEGAAHAAEELGFRILDLCVDSGGSITGEHGVGIEKKSRMARQFTDDDLDTMHRLRCSFDPAGIANPGKQFPTPRLCGERPGVRTAADTHDPALGEVF; this is translated from the coding sequence ATGAGTGACGCGCGAGTCAGCGCGCTCGCCGACCAGCTCCGTGCCCGTATCGGCGCCGAGAAGATCCTCACCGACCCCGCCCAGTTGCGCACCTACGAGTGCGACGGGCTCACCAACTACCGCGTACGGCCCGCCGTGGTGGTCCTCGCCGCCGACCGCGACGACGTGGTGCGGACGGTACGGCTCTGCGCCGCGGCCGGCGTCCCCTTCGTCGCCCGCGGCTCCGGCACCGGCCTGTCCGGCGGCGCCGTGCCGGTCGCCGAGGGGGTGCTGATCGTGCTCTCCCGGCTGCGCGCCATCGTCTCGGTCGACCCCGACAACGCCCGGGTGGTGGTCGAACCCGGCGTCATCAATCTGTCAGTGACACGCGAGGCGGCGCCGTTCGGCCAGGCATACGCGCCGGACCCGTCCTCCCAGCAGGTCTGCTCCATCGGCGGCAACGTCGCGGAGAACGCCGGCGGCGCGCACTGCCTGAAGTACGGCTTCACCGTCAACCACGTCATGGGCGCCGAAGTGGTGCTGCCCGACGGCGAGTTGGTGCACCTCGGCGGCAGCGCGCCCGAACACCCCGGCTTCGACCTGCTCGGCGCCTTCGTCGGCAGCGAAGGCACCCTCGGCGTCGCCACCAGCATCACCGTGCGCACCATCCAGGCGCCCGAGTCCGTCCGGACCATGCTGGTCGGCTTCCACAGCGTCGCCGACGCGGCCGGCACCGTCAGCGACATCATCGCCGGCGGCATCCTGCCCGCGGCCATCGAGATGATGGACGCCCTCGCCATCGAAGCGGCCGAAGCCGCGGTCAACTGCGGTTACCCCGAAGGCGCGGTGGCGGTCCTGGTCATCGAACTCGACGGCCCCGGAGTGGAGGTGGCCGAGCAGTTCCGGCAGGTCGAAGAACTCGCCCTGGCCCGGCACGCCTTCGAGACCCGGATCGCCGCCGACGACGCCGAACGGGCCCTGATGTGGAAGGGCCGCAAGTCGGCCTTCGCCGCGGTCGGCCGGATCAGCCCCGCCTACTACGTGCAGGACGGCGTCATCCCGCGCACCAAACTCCCCGAAATCCTCACCGAGATAGGGCGGTTGGCAGACGACGCCGGCATCCGGGTGGCCAATGTCTTCCACGCAGGCGACGGCAATCTGCACCCGCTGATCCTCTTCGACGACACCGTCGAGGGCGCCGCGCACGCCGCCGAGGAACTCGGCTTCCGGATCCTCGACCTGTGCGTCGACTCCGGCGGCTCGATCACCGGGGAGCACGGCGTGGGCATCGAGAAGAAGTCCAGGATGGCCCGCCAGTTCACCGACGACGACCTCGACACCATGCACCGGCTGCGCTGCTCCTTCGACCCGGCCGGCATCGCCAACCCCGGCAAGCAGTTCCCCACCCCGCGGCTGTGCGGGGAGCGGCCCGGCGTACGGACCGCGGCGGACACGCACGACCCGGCACTGGGCGAGGTGTTCTGA